One stretch of Halodesulfovibrio sp. MK-HDV DNA includes these proteins:
- a CDS encoding ABC transporter ATP-binding protein, with the protein MAVLLKAQNLTTNFYTYEGVVRALDKFSLTIDHGCTYGLVGESGCGKSVTVRSMLRVIQSPGVIENGKVLFSEKSGAEPIDLLALSEEEMEGIRGDSISMIFQEPNAALNPVLTVGYQVAESYLFHRVAEMSKKICDEIDAGVSYGLLTQFYRKMLGIAAKHPKSGFLKLCSQIPLLKMWERPLKKEALLRAIDIVGKLGIANPEEIVTRYPHNLSGGMKQRIVIAIALACHPTLLIADEATSNLDVTVQAQILQLLNDLKKESISSILLITHDLGVVAETCEKVGVMYAGTLCETGDVKDVFSNPLHPYTEALLTSVPKFNQEGELQSIEGSVPNLVHPPSGCRFHPRCPNAMDKCSTVNPELKELIPGHLVACHYADQQIGGLL; encoded by the coding sequence ATGGCTGTTTTACTTAAAGCACAAAATCTTACTACGAACTTTTATACCTATGAAGGTGTAGTAAGGGCACTGGATAAGTTCAGTCTGACAATCGACCATGGCTGTACCTACGGGCTTGTAGGCGAGTCCGGTTGTGGTAAGTCTGTAACTGTTCGTTCTATGCTTCGTGTCATTCAATCTCCCGGTGTTATTGAAAACGGAAAGGTGTTGTTTTCTGAAAAATCCGGTGCAGAGCCTATTGATCTGTTGGCGCTTTCAGAAGAAGAAATGGAAGGCATCCGCGGTGATTCTATCTCCATGATCTTTCAGGAACCGAACGCAGCGCTGAACCCTGTGCTGACCGTCGGGTATCAAGTTGCAGAAAGTTATCTTTTCCACCGTGTCGCAGAGATGAGTAAAAAAATATGTGATGAGATTGATGCCGGAGTTTCGTACGGATTGTTAACTCAATTTTATCGAAAAATGCTGGGGATTGCGGCAAAGCATCCTAAGTCAGGTTTCTTAAAGCTTTGTTCCCAGATTCCTTTGTTGAAAATGTGGGAAAGACCGTTAAAGAAAGAAGCATTACTGCGCGCAATCGACATTGTCGGAAAGCTTGGTATTGCGAATCCTGAAGAGATTGTTACCCGTTATCCGCATAATCTTTCCGGCGGTATGAAGCAGCGAATTGTTATTGCCATCGCGCTTGCTTGTCACCCTACATTGCTCATTGCCGATGAAGCTACATCAAACCTTGATGTGACTGTTCAGGCGCAGATTCTTCAGCTGTTGAATGATCTGAAAAAAGAGAGCATTTCATCCATTCTTCTCATTACGCATGACCTTGGTGTTGTTGCGGAAACTTGTGAGAAAGTAGGGGTGATGTATGCCGGTACTCTGTGTGAAACCGGTGACGTGAAGGATGTTTTCTCCAATCCGTTGCATCCGTATACAGAGGCGCTACTTACCTCTGTTCCTAAGTTTAATCAGGAAGGCGAGTTGCAGTCCATTGAAGGTAGCGTGCCGAACCTTGTACATCCTCCATCCGGCTGTCGATTCCATCCTCGTTGTCCAAATGCAATGGACAAATGCTCTACTGTGAATCCGGAGCTGAAAGAATTGATTCCAGGACATCTTGTTGCCTGCCATTACGCAGACCAGCAGATTGGGGGGCTGTTATGA
- the gspD gene encoding type II secretion system secretin GspD, which produces MGFRDADIHVLIRFISELTGKNFIVDNRVCGNVTIYSSTKMDAAEAYRVFESVLKVNKFSIVPSGRTYKILPMALAKTEALSTQASLYADDDDAPESNQLETQVVRLKYSSAIELSKVLTRVVGSNGVVVAYAPDNLLIVTAPYLLNLQVSKLIKSIDKEKFSSQVKNFPLQFGDAKSVAVRINAIVEVQVKKQIKLGKKSISIVLADERVNAVVALADPETILIVESLVTTLDIKTPKGKSGIHTLALVNAKAEDVAKIVNTLVERQGRTNEQKVLSREVKVVADSATNSLLLTARPDDFDILVGIIKELDLPRRQVFIEAAIMEASSDSSFNFGVNWAGALGGGNTRLIGSANHGDGSISVPNEGSAGFVGFPSGSSIGAVLTDAFSIGGTPYSIQSILSVVKGNNAFTLLSTPQLLTLNNEEARVDIVDNIPFVKQSVVTTINSVSTQSVDYKDVGVKLKITPRIGSNGTLLLNVNQEVSRVVNSLIALGQGQSIIAPTTRKREVETIIRMVDGQTAVIAGLLGKDDSSNNSSTPWLGDIPVLGWLFKQKKKSSATTHLYIFISARIINTVEETERLTLEKERKFLSFRIGEGGDGVPIMSEPRLMPPVMILK; this is translated from the coding sequence ATGGGATTTAGGGATGCTGATATTCATGTGCTGATTAGGTTCATAAGTGAACTTACGGGAAAAAATTTTATTGTTGATAACCGTGTCTGTGGCAATGTCACAATTTATTCTTCTACAAAAATGGACGCTGCTGAAGCGTACAGAGTTTTTGAATCCGTTTTAAAGGTCAATAAATTTTCCATAGTGCCAAGTGGGCGCACGTATAAAATTTTGCCCATGGCTCTTGCCAAAACGGAGGCTCTTTCTACGCAGGCATCACTATATGCTGACGATGATGATGCACCGGAAAGTAATCAACTTGAGACGCAGGTTGTCAGGCTTAAATATTCGAGCGCCATCGAGCTTTCCAAGGTACTAACAAGGGTGGTGGGATCAAATGGTGTTGTAGTCGCCTACGCACCAGATAACTTACTTATTGTTACCGCGCCGTATTTGCTAAATCTTCAAGTTTCGAAATTGATTAAATCCATCGATAAAGAAAAATTTTCTTCACAGGTTAAAAATTTTCCTCTCCAGTTTGGTGACGCTAAAAGCGTTGCTGTCCGCATTAATGCCATTGTCGAAGTTCAGGTAAAAAAGCAGATAAAGCTTGGTAAAAAGTCTATTTCCATTGTTTTGGCAGATGAGCGAGTCAACGCCGTTGTAGCTCTTGCCGATCCAGAAACAATACTGATTGTGGAGTCGCTAGTTACCACTCTGGATATTAAGACTCCGAAAGGAAAGAGCGGTATTCACACACTGGCTTTGGTAAATGCCAAAGCAGAAGACGTGGCAAAGATTGTGAATACGCTGGTTGAACGACAAGGGAGAACAAACGAACAGAAAGTTCTTTCCCGCGAAGTAAAGGTCGTGGCTGATAGCGCAACCAATAGCCTTTTACTCACCGCCCGACCAGACGATTTTGATATTCTTGTGGGTATAATTAAGGAACTTGATCTGCCCCGCCGGCAGGTATTTATCGAAGCAGCAATCATGGAAGCATCAAGTGATTCCAGTTTTAATTTCGGTGTAAACTGGGCTGGAGCACTGGGCGGTGGTAACACACGCCTGATCGGCAGCGCTAATCATGGTGACGGTTCTATATCAGTACCTAATGAGGGCTCAGCAGGTTTTGTTGGTTTCCCTTCAGGCTCATCGATTGGCGCTGTACTGACGGATGCATTCAGCATTGGTGGCACCCCGTATAGCATTCAATCCATTTTAAGTGTTGTGAAAGGGAACAACGCGTTTACTCTTCTTTCAACGCCACAGTTACTAACTTTGAATAATGAAGAAGCACGGGTTGATATTGTCGATAACATTCCGTTTGTTAAACAGTCTGTGGTCACAACAATTAACAGTGTCAGCACGCAGAGTGTTGATTACAAAGACGTGGGTGTGAAGTTGAAAATTACTCCAAGGATTGGATCGAACGGGACATTGCTTCTTAATGTTAATCAGGAAGTCAGTCGCGTTGTAAATTCGTTGATTGCCTTGGGACAGGGGCAAAGTATTATTGCGCCGACCACCCGTAAGCGAGAGGTGGAAACCATTATTCGTATGGTGGATGGTCAGACTGCTGTTATAGCGGGGTTGTTAGGTAAAGATGATTCCAGCAATAATTCTTCTACGCCTTGGTTGGGGGATATTCCTGTACTCGGCTGGCTTTTTAAACAGAAGAAAAAATCCAGCGCAACAACTCATCTGTATATTTTCATTTCTGCCCGCATCATTAATACAGTGGAAGAAACAGAGCGTTTGACTCTTGAAAAAGAACGGAAATTCCTTTCTTTTCGGATAGGGGAAGGCGGTGATGGTGTTCCAATAATGAGTGAGCCGCGCCTGATGCCGCCTGTGATGATACTGAAATAG
- a CDS encoding ABC transporter substrate-binding protein: MKRIISVLACVLLMASVAVAASPKDTFVFESYGTVRTLDPACAYDVVSHQRIMNIYESLIFFDGSATDKFGPVLATEVPSAENGGIRDDGKTYEFKIRKGVKFHNGNELTAEDVAYSIKRHMVVDQEGGPMWMMLEAVAGVSSTRKDGKIIDGIFEKIDKSVEVKGDSVIIHLPRPFPPLLAVLAYSYGGVILDKEWTIANGGWDGTVKNAANFNGPAFGAEPLQKIANGTGPYKMLKWTPSNEFIFQRTDNYWGEKPELKTAIIRYNKEWSSRKLALQNGDADRVTVDAQYLSEVQDMDNVKLFSVPQLSVTGAMFCQKINPEANPNIGSGKLDGEGIPPNFFADINVRKAFLHAFDRQMYIEDVWNGNVTIPTTPNAKGLPYSKEEPVYEYDLEKAAELMKKAWGGKVWDKGFKMVLTHNTGNAQREAAALMIAENIMSLNPKFQIEVRNVDWKDYTVGYRKFMYPLFIIGWGADFPDPDNFLTTFMASTGPYGKFMAYKNDEVDKLAKYARFEIDPDKRRDAYYRMQDLWFEDAPGLILYQKVDHFAYRSNVDGFIPNPMLDHEWENLKLLKKN, translated from the coding sequence GTGAAACGAATTATATCAGTACTTGCATGTGTGCTTTTGATGGCATCTGTTGCTGTTGCAGCATCCCCGAAAGATACATTTGTGTTTGAAAGCTATGGTACAGTCCGAACACTTGATCCTGCATGTGCGTATGATGTTGTGTCACATCAACGTATTATGAATATTTATGAGTCTCTCATTTTTTTTGATGGCTCTGCGACTGACAAATTCGGGCCTGTTCTTGCCACTGAGGTTCCATCCGCTGAAAATGGTGGTATTCGTGATGATGGTAAAACATACGAATTTAAAATCCGTAAGGGCGTAAAATTTCATAATGGTAATGAACTTACCGCGGAAGACGTAGCGTATTCCATCAAACGCCACATGGTAGTTGACCAGGAAGGCGGCCCGATGTGGATGATGCTTGAGGCTGTTGCCGGAGTATCTAGTACCCGTAAAGACGGTAAAATTATTGATGGTATCTTTGAGAAGATTGATAAATCAGTCGAAGTCAAAGGTGACTCCGTTATTATCCATCTCCCGAGACCATTTCCACCACTACTTGCTGTTCTTGCCTACTCCTATGGTGGTGTCATTCTTGATAAAGAATGGACAATCGCAAACGGCGGCTGGGATGGCACTGTGAAAAATGCAGCTAACTTCAATGGACCTGCTTTTGGTGCTGAACCATTGCAAAAAATTGCAAACGGTACCGGCCCGTATAAGATGCTAAAATGGACTCCTTCCAACGAATTTATTTTCCAGCGTACCGATAACTATTGGGGTGAAAAGCCTGAGCTTAAAACCGCAATCATCCGCTACAATAAAGAGTGGAGCTCACGTAAGCTTGCTCTTCAAAATGGTGATGCCGACCGCGTTACTGTTGATGCTCAGTACCTCTCAGAAGTTCAGGATATGGACAACGTAAAGCTGTTTTCTGTTCCTCAACTCTCCGTTACCGGAGCAATGTTCTGTCAAAAAATAAATCCTGAAGCGAATCCGAATATTGGTTCCGGCAAGCTTGACGGTGAAGGTATTCCGCCGAACTTCTTTGCAGATATTAACGTGCGTAAAGCATTCCTTCATGCATTTGATCGCCAAATGTACATCGAGGATGTGTGGAACGGTAATGTTACAATTCCTACTACTCCAAACGCAAAAGGTCTTCCTTATTCCAAGGAGGAGCCTGTGTACGAATACGATTTGGAAAAAGCTGCTGAACTAATGAAAAAAGCATGGGGCGGGAAAGTTTGGGATAAAGGCTTCAAAATGGTTCTTACCCACAATACAGGTAATGCCCAGCGTGAAGCCGCAGCACTTATGATTGCTGAAAACATTATGTCCCTGAACCCTAAATTCCAGATTGAAGTACGCAACGTAGACTGGAAAGATTACACTGTAGGGTACCGCAAGTTCATGTATCCGCTCTTCATCATTGGTTGGGGTGCAGATTTCCCTGACCCTGATAACTTCCTTACTACCTTTATGGCATCCACCGGCCCGTACGGTAAGTTCATGGCATACAAAAATGACGAAGTAGATAAGCTTGCAAAATACGCACGTTTTGAAATTGACCCTGATAAACGACGCGATGCGTATTACCGCATGCAGGATCTTTGGTTCGAAGATGCCCCGGGGCTTATTTTGTACCAGAAGGTCGATCACTTTGCGTACCGTTCAAATGTCGACGGATTTATACCAAACCCAATGCTCGATCACGAATGGGAAAACTTAAAACTGCTGAAGAAGAACTAA
- a CDS encoding sigma-54 dependent transcriptional regulator, producing MNTPAILIIDDDPDVTYALCRAARHLGYAADSAATIHDALQKATQKEFDAVFLDVQLPDGNGMDIITDIMNQPAHPELIIITGNGDPDAAELAISNGAWDYIEKGDSIHTIMDTLSNALEYRSDKLSSRKVRQIQALRRENIIGESSAITRSLEQIGKLAASDMNVLLSGETGTGKELFARALHNNSARSKGPFIVVDCAALPENLIETILFGHEKGTFTGALQDKEGLILQANNGTLFLDEIGELPLATQKVFLRVLQERKVRPLGSKKEVPCNFRLISATNRNLDTMQKENTFRTDLAFRICSAKITLPPLRERREDISLLIDHYMTLFFKRNGLNSKAFNPSVLTTLEDYDWPGNIRELVNAVEFMVSTSRNESRIFIKHLPPALRARLAKSRITPHESPKEGLPSNFSYEASDEGLPTMQEHRNAVIEKAEHSYLTQLLNSTRGSIKQAVELSGLSQSRLYALLKKHHIK from the coding sequence ATGAATACACCAGCAATACTCATAATTGATGATGATCCTGACGTAACGTATGCGCTTTGCCGCGCAGCACGCCATCTCGGGTATGCTGCGGACTCAGCTGCTACGATTCATGATGCCCTGCAAAAAGCAACACAGAAAGAATTTGATGCTGTGTTTCTTGATGTCCAGCTGCCAGACGGAAACGGCATGGACATTATCACCGACATTATGAATCAACCGGCACATCCGGAGCTCATTATCATAACCGGTAATGGTGACCCTGATGCTGCGGAACTGGCTATCTCCAATGGCGCATGGGATTATATAGAAAAGGGTGATTCAATCCACACGATTATGGACACCCTTTCCAACGCATTGGAATATCGTTCCGACAAACTTTCATCCCGAAAAGTTCGCCAGATTCAGGCACTCCGCAGGGAAAACATTATTGGCGAAAGCAGCGCAATCACACGCAGTCTGGAGCAAATTGGAAAACTTGCGGCCAGCGACATGAACGTTCTGCTTTCCGGCGAAACAGGAACAGGTAAAGAACTTTTCGCACGCGCCTTGCACAACAACAGCGCGCGCAGCAAAGGACCCTTTATCGTCGTAGACTGTGCAGCCTTGCCCGAGAATTTGATTGAAACCATTCTTTTCGGGCACGAAAAAGGCACCTTTACAGGTGCGTTGCAGGATAAAGAAGGCCTTATTCTGCAAGCGAACAACGGTACTCTCTTCCTTGATGAAATAGGAGAACTGCCTCTTGCCACCCAAAAAGTTTTCTTGCGAGTTCTTCAAGAGCGAAAAGTTCGCCCACTTGGCAGCAAGAAAGAAGTACCGTGTAACTTCCGACTCATTTCCGCGACCAACAGAAATCTCGATACAATGCAGAAAGAAAACACATTTCGAACAGATTTAGCATTCCGTATCTGCTCTGCAAAAATCACACTTCCGCCATTACGCGAACGACGCGAAGATATTTCACTGCTCATCGACCATTACATGACGCTCTTCTTCAAGAGGAATGGACTCAATTCCAAGGCATTCAACCCAAGCGTTCTCACCACACTGGAAGATTACGATTGGCCAGGAAACATTCGAGAACTGGTCAATGCCGTTGAGTTTATGGTCTCAACATCCCGCAATGAATCACGTATTTTCATCAAGCATCTACCGCCTGCTCTTCGTGCTCGTCTTGCTAAAAGCAGAATAACCCCGCACGAATCTCCTAAAGAAGGATTGCCTTCAAACTTCTCCTATGAAGCCAGCGATGAAGGACTTCCTACCATGCAGGAACACAGGAATGCAGTGATCGAAAAAGCAGAGCACAGCTATCTAACACAGCTACTCAACTCTACTAGAGGTTCCATCAAACAGGCTGTCGAGCTTTCAGGGTTATCTCAGTCCCGCTTATATGCGTTGCTCAAAAAACATCATATTAAATAA
- a CDS encoding ABC transporter permease: MTAYIIRRLFFLVFVLFGVSILIFGLLSTFSPERRAAAYVTSPKQAENIPLIIQEYGLDKPFYVQYGKWVQQVAKGNLGWSLVAARPVAQAFWTYFPTTLELNLLASPLVIIVGIWLGTMSGVHRDSFFDHSTRIAAIVGWSLPTFLFALILLMVFYGYLGMFSPGILSSKLSLWVANHPDEFVRYTGMYTFDGLLNGRLDITLNALRHLVLPVITQVIVVVALLMRVMRSGMIEEMNKDYIITAKAKGADFKTIYKKHAKKNALIPVITVAGQLVALSMEGSIAVEVVFSRQGMGWWLAESATQLDMPVLMSVCMFVGLVFVTSNLIIDIMYAYVDPRIRLH; this comes from the coding sequence ATGACTGCTTATATTATTCGGCGGCTATTCTTTCTAGTGTTTGTTCTGTTCGGTGTATCAATCCTTATTTTTGGATTGCTCTCCACCTTCAGTCCAGAACGACGCGCTGCTGCTTATGTGACTTCACCTAAGCAAGCTGAGAATATTCCGCTTATCATTCAGGAATATGGATTGGATAAGCCTTTCTATGTTCAGTACGGCAAATGGGTACAGCAAGTTGCAAAAGGAAACCTCGGCTGGTCGCTTGTTGCGGCGCGTCCGGTCGCACAGGCTTTCTGGACCTACTTCCCAACTACACTTGAACTTAACCTGTTGGCATCACCCCTTGTCATCATCGTCGGTATATGGCTTGGGACAATGTCGGGGGTTCATCGAGATTCCTTTTTTGACCATTCAACGCGTATCGCTGCGATTGTCGGATGGTCGTTACCAACGTTCCTGTTCGCTCTTATTCTGTTGATGGTGTTTTACGGGTATCTGGGCATGTTCTCCCCTGGGATTCTCTCCAGCAAATTGTCTTTATGGGTTGCCAATCATCCGGATGAATTTGTCCGATATACTGGCATGTACACCTTTGATGGTCTGCTAAACGGCAGGCTTGATATTACCCTCAATGCGCTTAGGCACTTAGTCTTGCCTGTTATCACACAGGTTATTGTCGTTGTTGCTTTGCTCATGCGAGTCATGCGTTCCGGCATGATTGAAGAAATGAACAAAGACTACATAATTACGGCAAAAGCCAAGGGCGCAGATTTTAAAACGATCTATAAAAAACACGCAAAAAAGAACGCCCTTATCCCTGTAATTACTGTTGCAGGGCAACTTGTGGCGCTTTCTATGGAAGGTTCTATTGCCGTGGAGGTTGTATTCAGCCGTCAAGGCATGGGGTGGTGGCTCGCAGAATCGGCAACACAGCTTGATATGCCGGTGCTTATGAGCGTGTGTATGTTTGTGGGGCTTGTATTTGTAACTTCAAACCTGATTATTGACATTATGTACGCATATGTTGATCCACGAATCAGGCTTCATTAG
- a CDS encoding succinate dehydrogenase/fumarate reductase cytochrome b subunit: MDASTLTLHVRKNGAGVGRLDVMQMLSGVLLIVFLWAHLMLVSSVLISPKVMDAIAWFFETTYMAQVGGPLIGLLIFTHFILAARKMPWRAEESNAFVKHSVMMHHKDTWLWLAQVVTALLILVMASIHMWVVLTDLPITAVKSAARIQSGTWLPFYLVLLPLAEIHVGIGFYRIGVKYGFITKANRKWYQRLENYMMIGFISIGLITLIRFLFLTV; the protein is encoded by the coding sequence ATGGATGCTAGTACGCTTACGCTACATGTAAGAAAAAACGGAGCCGGAGTAGGACGCCTTGACGTCATGCAAATGTTGTCAGGAGTTTTGCTTATAGTTTTCCTTTGGGCGCACTTAATGCTCGTATCAAGTGTACTCATAAGCCCCAAAGTAATGGATGCCATTGCGTGGTTCTTTGAAACCACCTACATGGCACAGGTTGGGGGCCCACTTATCGGCCTGCTTATTTTTACACATTTCATTCTCGCTGCTCGTAAAATGCCTTGGCGTGCAGAGGAATCAAATGCTTTCGTAAAACATAGCGTAATGATGCACCACAAAGACACCTGGCTCTGGCTTGCTCAGGTTGTAACAGCTCTTCTTATTCTTGTTATGGCCTCCATTCACATGTGGGTCGTTCTTACAGATCTTCCTATTACTGCAGTAAAAAGTGCTGCACGTATCCAGAGTGGAACTTGGCTTCCATTCTACCTTGTTCTTCTTCCTCTTGCCGAAATTCATGTTGGCATCGGCTTCTATCGTATTGGCGTAAAGTACGGGTTCATTACTAAAGCAAACCGCAAATGGTACCAGCGTCTTGAAAATTACATGATGATTGGTTTTATCTCCATTGGTCTGATTACACTTATCCGCTTTTTGTTCCTTACGGTTTAA
- a CDS encoding cache domain-containing protein, with protein MSDQPTITNRVTLLLVFMFFFSATIGITYIYYMNKVKQDAIVESQTAMLTGYKRSIAYSIRTISDLLSNQLKSIPKEEQQAQIQKAIKDLRYDTDGYYFVYNTQGINIAHPLHEEFINTNRLEHEDQNGHKYIADLAKAAEKGGGYTTYWFSKPGQEIPLPKLAYAQMIPGTDFWIATGTYIDTIDAEQNALATKLESHVQKAIIIVSVGTTFVLFFLVVPASFYMINTIVQPWKQMERELRHAQKMEAIGIFAGGIAHDFNNILGAIISCSELALIDMKESMSAHEDLRRILQAANRGKALVRKIKAFSTRNSTHVQLMRPATVLQECMRLLESFIPATIDVSVRNRCNSALIYADPDQYLQILMNLCTNAVQAMDGTKGSLHIELSVREVSLPEAQEMKISPYHYVALSVRDTGTGIPQHLIDQIFDPFYTTRKKVGGTGLGLSVISSIIKQNKGHISVESTPDVGTSFTVLLPYAGKSEEEAPQPLNVIQVQGGTESILFVDDDKDLAYPVEKLFSHYGYNVSLFTNSRDALAAFSAAPENFDLLLTDQMMPHLTGTELIKEIHSVKPNMPTILYSGLEGSDLCAETPSEWEDLGVTKFFSKPFEPALLCEAVRHLLDESCSTDKEPHEYTSNTHN; from the coding sequence GTGTCTGACCAACCGACGATTACAAATAGAGTCACGTTATTACTGGTCTTTATGTTTTTTTTCTCTGCGACCATCGGCATCACATACATTTATTACATGAATAAAGTGAAGCAAGACGCGATCGTAGAATCCCAAACAGCCATGCTTACAGGTTACAAGCGAAGCATTGCCTACTCCATCCGCACCATTTCAGATTTGTTGAGTAATCAACTCAAAAGCATCCCGAAAGAAGAACAACAGGCTCAAATTCAAAAAGCTATTAAAGACCTGCGCTACGACACAGACGGGTACTATTTTGTGTACAACACACAAGGCATAAACATTGCCCACCCACTCCATGAAGAATTCATCAACACCAATCGCCTCGAACACGAAGACCAAAACGGTCACAAATATATTGCCGATCTTGCAAAAGCCGCCGAAAAAGGCGGCGGATACACCACCTACTGGTTCTCCAAGCCAGGGCAAGAAATTCCACTCCCAAAGCTCGCATATGCGCAAATGATCCCCGGTACTGACTTCTGGATTGCCACGGGAACCTATATTGACACCATTGATGCCGAACAAAACGCACTTGCTACGAAGTTAGAAAGTCACGTTCAGAAGGCGATTATAATCGTTTCAGTGGGTACAACTTTTGTACTGTTCTTTTTAGTTGTTCCGGCAAGTTTCTATATGATCAACACCATTGTTCAACCATGGAAACAAATGGAACGAGAGCTGCGGCATGCACAGAAAATGGAAGCCATCGGTATTTTTGCAGGCGGTATTGCGCACGATTTCAACAACATTCTGGGGGCGATAATATCGTGCAGTGAGCTTGCGCTCATCGACATGAAAGAAAGTATGTCGGCGCATGAAGATTTGCGGCGAATTTTACAGGCAGCCAACCGCGGTAAAGCACTGGTGCGGAAAATCAAAGCATTCAGCACACGCAACAGTACCCACGTACAGCTTATGCGTCCTGCTACTGTCTTGCAGGAATGCATGCGTCTTCTTGAATCATTCATCCCAGCGACCATTGATGTTTCTGTTCGCAACAGATGCAATTCCGCTCTTATTTATGCTGACCCAGACCAATATTTACAAATACTCATGAACCTGTGCACTAACGCTGTTCAAGCCATGGACGGAACAAAAGGCAGTCTGCATATTGAGTTATCGGTGCGTGAAGTAAGTCTTCCTGAAGCACAGGAAATGAAGATTTCTCCATACCATTATGTTGCTCTCTCAGTTCGCGATACAGGAACCGGCATTCCGCAGCACTTAATCGATCAAATATTTGATCCATTCTATACAACCCGTAAAAAAGTAGGGGGAACAGGACTAGGACTTTCCGTAATATCTTCTATTATTAAGCAAAACAAAGGACACATCAGCGTTGAAAGCACACCGGATGTGGGAACATCCTTCACAGTACTTCTGCCGTACGCAGGAAAATCTGAAGAAGAAGCACCACAGCCGCTCAACGTAATTCAAGTTCAGGGCGGAACAGAGTCCATCCTCTTTGTGGATGACGATAAAGATCTGGCCTACCCTGTAGAAAAACTATTTTCCCACTACGGCTACAACGTATCACTTTTCACCAACAGCAGAGATGCACTTGCGGCGTTCAGCGCTGCCCCCGAAAATTTTGATCTGCTGTTAACAGACCAGATGATGCCACACTTAACTGGTACAGAACTCATTAAAGAGATCCATTCAGTTAAGCCGAACATGCCGACGATTTTATATAGTGGATTGGAAGGAAGCGATTTATGCGCTGAAACTCCATCCGAATGGGAAGACCTCGGTGTAACCAAGTTCTTCTCAAAGCCGTTCGAGCCCGCGCTCCTGTGTGAAGCGGTGCGCCATTTGCTCGACGAATCCTGCTCAACAGATAAGGAACCTCATGAATACACCAGCAATACTCATAATTGA
- a CDS encoding ABC transporter permease — METSTAMNAVQAHEHPRLRELKFTLARIFRNPTAVIGVVLLAFFIGVAIAAPYIAPPKYAHAPYKMPHKGFSPTPKAPSERFIMGTTSGQYDIFYGVVWGTRTAFKIGLFVVGIAGFVGVTLGVLAGYYGGWFDEFLMRFVDIVWSIPLLVLAMTIVVAFGRGLENIMIALALVEWRWYVRVIRSEVLKLRDQEFVQAAKLMGVSDFKIILRHILPNSIYPVLIMGSMDMGSMVISASFMSFVGLGAPKGYADWGQMVALARNYIVGPVNDPLQFWYTIFFPGICIILFVLAWNLLGDALRDAFDPKLRRR, encoded by the coding sequence ATGGAAACTAGTACAGCTATGAACGCGGTACAGGCACATGAGCACCCACGTCTTCGTGAGCTCAAATTTACTCTTGCTCGTATTTTTAGAAACCCGACTGCTGTTATCGGCGTTGTGCTGCTGGCGTTCTTTATTGGAGTTGCTATTGCGGCTCCATATATCGCTCCGCCAAAATACGCACATGCACCGTACAAAATGCCGCACAAAGGATTTTCTCCCACACCTAAAGCGCCTTCAGAGCGTTTTATTATGGGTACCACCTCCGGTCAGTACGATATCTTTTATGGGGTTGTCTGGGGAACTAGAACCGCCTTTAAGATTGGTCTGTTCGTTGTAGGTATCGCAGGTTTTGTAGGGGTTACCTTGGGCGTGCTCGCTGGCTACTATGGTGGGTGGTTCGATGAATTCCTCATGCGTTTTGTAGACATAGTGTGGTCTATTCCGCTCCTTGTACTGGCGATGACAATCGTTGTTGCGTTCGGGAGGGGGTTGGAAAACATTATGATTGCCTTGGCCCTTGTGGAATGGCGATGGTATGTGCGCGTTATCCGTTCTGAAGTCTTGAAGCTGCGTGACCAGGAATTTGTGCAGGCTGCAAAATTGATGGGCGTATCCGATTTCAAAATCATTCTGCGTCATATCCTGCCCAACTCAATTTACCCTGTGCTGATTATGGGGTCCATGGATATGGGCTCAATGGTTATCAGCGCATCGTTTATGAGTTTTGTGGGTCTTGGTGCGCCGAAAGGGTATGCAGACTGGGGGCAGATGGTTGCACTTGCACGTAACTACATTGTAGGCCCTGTAAATGATCCACTTCAGTTCTGGTACACCATTTTCTTCCCCGGTATCTGTATTATCCTTTTCGTACTGGCGTGGAACCTGCTCGGTGATGCCCTGCGTGATGCATTTGATCCGAAGCTGAGGAGACGCTAG